In the genome of Aspergillus luchuensis IFO 4308 DNA, chromosome 2, nearly complete sequence, one region contains:
- a CDS encoding uncharacterized protein (COG:S;~EggNog:ENOG410PXM0;~InterPro:IPR039057;~go_process: GO:0090173 - regulation of synaptonemal complex assembly [Evidence IEA]) produces the protein MPALQLLSTELENSKWENEALLNKIQTLMNQGLVLASRRAPDNRVFSVEELAWFAKASYSIASSAFRSTKMEPVMHLLDISIKFADTCQQTDRTEHIVPSEHYLLCDSLKIARIAIEARKEISVDEKHKHYSAIHRIGTHFRELFKGQTVEHSTNAQYEKWLSQHRTILALDLEASIFLENWTGVCTIIEEASPILDERLSSVFLDGILRSEGHLKAKVQAVKTLLRTLHASHSPYTNKSTFMNQTLPRYIRCLFQLSLDAAEYQLAESILDQSLILVQERHAEAGNNASLSLPGYPEDEIRWLSTVAFNRAVDYYLAAADADCRRWAGKAINLADMAKDDGALGRLLRGKLEMLA, from the exons ATGCCTGctcttcaacttctttcTACCGAACTCGAGAACTCCAAATGGGAAAATGAAGCATTACTGAACAAGATTCAGACATTGATGAATCAAG GATTGGTCCTGGCAAGTCGCAGAGCACCGGACAACCGCGTATTTTCCGTTGAAGAGCTTGCATGGTTTGCCAAGGCGAGTTACAGCATTGCTTCCAGCGCATTCAGATCGACCAAAATGGAGCCCGTCATGCATTTACTAGACATCTCTATCAAA TTCGCCGATACGTGTCAACAAACGGATAGAACAGAGCACATTGTTCCATCAGAACATTATCTTCTCTGCGACTCTCTCAAAATAGCCAGAATAGCGATAGAAGCCCGCAAAGAAATTAGCGTCGATGAGAAG CATAAGCACTACAGCGCTATTCACAGAATTGGTACACACTTTCGAGAGCTGTTCAAGGGCCAAACGGTCGAACACAGCACTAATGCTCAGTACGAAAAATGGCTTTCCCAGCACCGTACTATCCTTGCCCTCGATCTTGAGGCATCTATCTTCTTAGAAAATTGGACCGGTGTCTGCACAATCATCGAGGAAGCTAGCCCAATCTTGGACGAGAGACTCAGCTCAGTATTTCTAGACGGTATTCTGCGCTCTGAAGGTCACCTAAAAGCCAAAGTACAAGCCGTCAAG ACCCTGCTCCGCACCCTGCACGCCTCCCATTCCCCCTATACAAACAAGTCAACCTTCATGAATCAAACCCTTCCCCGCTACATTCGCTGTCTGTTCCAACTCTCCCTCGACGCAGCAGAGTACCAGCTCGCAGAGTCAATTCTTGATCAGTCTCTCATATTAGTTCAAGAAAGACATGCAGAAGCCGGGAACAATGCCAGTCTGTCACTACCGGGGTATCCCGAGGACGAGATACGATGGCTATCAACCGTGGCATTCAATCGAGCGGTGGATTACTACCTCGCTGCAGCGGATGCAGATTGCCGACGATGGGCGGGAAAGGCAATCAACCTTGCTGATATGGCAAAAGATGATGGTGCACTGGGAAGGTTATTACGGGGGAAATTGGAGATGCTGGCTTGA
- the acuM gene encoding gluconeogenesis transcription factor RDS2 (COG:S;~EggNog:ENOG410PH9D;~InterPro:IPR036864,IPR001138;~PFAM:PF00172;~go_function: GO:0000981 - DNA-binding transcription factor activity, RNA polymerase II-specific [Evidence IEA];~go_function: GO:0008270 - zinc ion binding [Evidence IEA];~go_process: GO:0006355 - regulation of transcription, DNA-templated [Evidence IEA]), whose product MTEKSAASTGPGPDQQTSNGTAERKPDVTEEEQTGADAGAKDNSQNTPSLKTEGAAAGAHPSPKKRRKVNHACVYCRRSHMTCDSERPCTRCIKRNIGHLCHDEPREPSKRSRSENDHSAADDEGSSNNEYSGVQMPRNVDGPEAAGQQMLPDGSIGLPTASVTSVQQPGNMASSGQGLNAQQQMIGYNEWLGGQSQFQDMHTFHPSYMFNAPEVTNEYNLLGDFLSNSLLDDGGVFQNDELQGIYSDPSLLNSMATLGNSSQSLLQQSQPAQPQPNQQAQGEPLQGPTPAVSNDKARETYYMTAADPSGSDPPEERMNKLLKAKYDAGLLRPFNYVKGYARLNQYMERHLQQASRQKILRQLDKFRPKFRERMQSLTDIELILVEMWFERSLMEYDRVFASMAIPACCWRRTGEIFRGNKEMAELIGVPIETLRDGKLAIHEIIVEDQLVSYWEKFGAIAFDNTQKAMLTSCTLKNPNSNSPGDGIPCCFSFTIRRDTHNIPSLIIGNFLPSQRKAK is encoded by the exons ATGACGGAGAAAAGTGCGGCGTCAACGGGTCCAGGCCCCGATCAACAAACCAGCAATGGGACAGCGGAGAGGAAACCGGATGTGACAGAGGAGGAACAGACTGGGGCAGATGCTGGTGCGAAAGACAACTCGCAGAATACACCGTCTCTCAAGACTgagggtgctgctgccggggCTCACCCAAGTCCCAAAAAACGTCGCAAAGTCAATCATG CATGCGTTTACTGTCGGCGATCG CATATGACTTGCGACTCG GAGCGACCCTGCACGCGATGCATAAAACGGAATATTGGCCACCTTTGCCACGATGAACCTCGGGAACCTTCAAAACGGTCGCGGAGTGAAAACGATCATTCGGCTGCCGATGACGAGGGCTCTTCGAATAATGAGTACTCTGGTGTCCAGATGCCCAGAAACGTCGACGGCCCAGAAGCTGCAGGTCAGCAAATGCTACCCGACGGGTCCATCGGCCTACCCACCGCTTCTGTAACTTCTGTGCAGCAGCCTGGCAACATGGCTTCTTCTGGCCAGGGTCTTAATGCTCAACAGCAAA TGATTGGGTACAACGAATGGCTTGGTGGACAAAGCCAATTCCAGGACATGCACACGTTTCACCCTTCCTACATGTTCAATGCACCAGAGGTCACTAATGAGTACAACCTCCTTGGTGACTTTCTGAGCAATAGCCttttggatgatggaggagtgTTTCAAAATGATGAGCTGCAGGGTATTTACTCGGACCCGTCATTACTCAATTCTATGGCGACTCTGGGAAACTCAAGTCAAAGCCTTCTTCAGCAGTCCCAACCTGCGCAACCCCAACCTAATCAACAGGCTCAGGGCGAACCTTTACAAGGGCCTACACCTGCAGTGAGCAATGACAAGGCGAGAGAGACCTATTACATGACCGCAGCAGATCCATCAGGGTCCGACCCGCCAGAGGAGCGGATGAACAAGCTTCTTAAAGCGAAATACGACGCGGGACTCCTTCGCCCATTCAACTATGTGAAGGGTTATGCCAGGCTGAATCAATATATGGAGCGACACTTGCAACAAGCCTCGCGGCAGAAGATCCTCCGACAATTAGATAAATTTCGGCCGAAGTTTCGTGAACGAATGCAGAGCCTGACCGACATTGAACTCATCCTCGTGGAGATGTGGTTTGAACGAAGCCTGATGGAATATGATCGAGTTTTTGCCAGTATGGCCATtcctgcttgctgctggagaCGAACGGGTGAAATATTCCGTGGCAATAAAGAAATGGCAGAGTTGATCGGCGTACCGATTGAGACTCTCCGAGAC GGAAAGCTTGCAATCCACGAGATCATTGTGGAAGACCAGCTAGTGAGCTACTGGGAGAAGTTTGGAGCTATTGCCTTTGACAACACGCAAAAAGCCATGCTCACAAGCTGCACCCTGAAAAACCCCAATTCCAACTCCCCTGGAGATGGAATTCCCTGTTGCTTCTCATTTACAATCCGAAGAGATACCCATAACAT CCCATCACTCATTATTGGGAATTTTCTGCCGTCACAGCGAAAGGCCAAATAA
- a CDS encoding WD40 repeat domain-containing protein (COG:S;~EggNog:ENOG410PKGW;~InterPro:IPR015943,IPR001680,IPR036322,IPR017986;~PFAM:PF00400;~go_function: GO:0005515 - protein binding [Evidence IEA]), whose amino-acid sequence MTTNSLGAKSRPASSLRITPSNSPILRPPTRSSIHKAPSHQTALSLRTVLGTTTTTPHGFSSHEQSRSFALCAGSVAVLVELDDKDCVNQRFFRARPSAASVNPVTSFYHQSTPPTTPDSRAKFSSSLRSTAHSNAYNGFPCHDTADPGSPRGWSSRERVKAVTCTAISPNGEFLAVGETGYSPRIMIFSTAKDTSSEIPLSILTEHTFGVRGLAFSPDSQYLATLGDVNDGFLFVWTINPKTGSAKLHSTNKCTSHVRDMCWMGQTLITVGVRHVKVWRLPDARPGSPRSRLTVEVPSSSPSQIPKAFSGRNCLLGSLAESTFSSVASFSDRESVVGTDTGALCLVDDSEGSQKLSVVQYLDFGITSLAVDWHRSCVWVGGRGGQIQSFSFEKIRSSAAPLSPTLSGRSSAEQALKGPAIICIGSLGSRVVAVDSTNAIEIHSGDELGDEVDQRTPQTMVSAHRDAVLGIRGLKTPNQYEATFFTWSRKGSVKFWDSRGKCKDSRAIVLEHPPGCDEDISNELKVVRATDEIDLFVSGDKFGVLRMLLGSSWEPLHEVRAHGGEITDIALHTTPDTCLIASCGRDRMVQLFERSNNKFELIQTMDDHVGAVNQLLFLDNGEKLLSSSADRTILIRDRVSREVNGTPIVAYLITRVITMKASPVSMTLSTDTDVLVVSTADRCIQQYDLTTGRQIMSFRAIDSDGNDTVVMNSLTVTSDISKQSFSKLLFGVSTTDKSIRVYDLERGVLLSAEFGHTEGMSDACLLANHSNDSTQSDDRILISSGLDGLVMIWGVSVLPQSSSEPLPVLHKDDDAPVKELTLAKPPLRKVLSKTELAGLQRQENIAVTPTPARGHSPTFLRKLSKFSLSPAKHGNTPPPTTPSATSNRRSPTSSACRDKSHPTSPSLHTSKTASARKAGSSRGESRRSSLDIRARARLSGKSDFGSLNTSTEQVCRTLKAYRKKLNGSVGNIHAQKELERELNLTLRALNLRSNSSESAETETESSGKENEKALA is encoded by the exons ATGACGACCAACTCGTTGGGCGCAAAGAGCAGGCCCGCTTCATCGCTTCGCATCACTCCTTCGAATTCTCCAATCCTGAGACCACCAACGCGCTCTTCCATACACAAAGCACCGTCTCATCAGACAGCCTTGTCCCTGCGGACAGTACTCggaacaaccacaaccaccccccatgGATTCTCGAGTCATGAGCAAAGCAGGTCTTTCGCCCTCTGTGCAGGCTCAGTGGCGGTACTGGTCGAATTGGATGACAAGGACTGTGTAAATCAACGCTTTTTCAGGGCACGGCCCTCGGCAGCCAGTGTGAATCCAGTTACATCGTTCTACCACCAATCCACGCCGCCTACAACGCCTGACAGTCGAGCAAAATTCTCTTCAAGCCTGAGATCGACCGCCCACAGCAATGCTTACAATGGCTTTCCATGCCATGATACGGCTGATCCCGGTAGTCCCCGTGGCTGGTCTTCCCGCGAGAGAGTTAAGGCGGTTACGTGTACTGCAATCAGCCCTAATGGGGAGTTCCTCGCAGTAGGAGAA ACTGGTTATAGCCCCCGAATCATGATCTTCTCAACTGCGAAAGACACATCTTCGGAAATTCCACTTTCGATCCTTACGGAGCATACATTTGGTGTGCGGGGCCTGGCCTTCAGTCCAGATTCACAGTATCTAGCGACGCTCGGTGATGTGAATGATGGATTTCTTTTCGTATGGACCATCAACCCGAAGACTGGTTCGGCAAAACTTCACTCAACCAACAAGTGCACTTCCCATGTCCGTGACATGTGTTGGATGGGTCAGACATTAATCAC TGTGGGAGTCCGACATGTGAAAGTTTGGAGACTTCCAGATGCAAGGCCTGGCTCCCCTCGGTCTCGCCTTACTGTGGAGGTCCCTAGCAGCTCCCCGAGTCAGATTCCCAAAGCATTTTCGGGACGAAATTGTTTACTGGGTTCGCTGGCCGAAAGCACCTTCTCTAGCGTAGCAAGCTTTTCCGATCGGGAGTCAGTCGTAGGCACCGATACGGGGGCTTTATGCTTGGTGGATGATAGTGAGGGGTCCCAGAAATTATCCGTCGTTCAATACCTGGATTTTGGCATAACTTCCTTGGCGGTCGACTGGCACCGCTCTTGTGTTTGGGTTGGCGGAAGGGGCGGACAAATTCAATCTTTCAGTTTCGAAAAGATACGCTCATCGGCCGCTCCCCTGTCTCCCACACTTTCTGGCAGGTCATCAGCAGAGCAGGCGCTCAAGGGCCCTGCAATAATCTGCATCGGTTCTCTGGGGTCTCGTGTGGTAGCGGTGGACTCGACTAATGCTATCGAGATACATTCTGGCGACGAATTGGGCGACGAAGTCGACCAGAGAACCCCTCAGACCATGGTCTCCGCTCACAGAGATGCGGTGCTTGGGATACGTGGACTCAAAACTCCGAACCAGTATGAAGCTACTTTCTTCACATGGTCTCGCAAGGGCAGCGTGAAGTTCTGGGACTCCCGAGGGAAGTGCAAGGATTCGCGTGCAATCGTTCTGGAACATCCCCCTGGCTGTGATGAGGACATTTCCAATGAGTTGAAAGTAGTACGAGCTACGGATGAGATTGACCTGTTTGTCTCGGGTGATAAATTCGGTGTCCTAAG GATGCTGCTAGGCTCCTCATGGGAGCCATTACACGAGGTCCGAGCCCATGGAGGAGAAATCACTGACATTGCTCTGCATACAACACCGGATACGTGCTTGATCGCCAGCTGTGGACGTGACCGCATGGTCCAGCTATTCGAGAGAAGCAATAACAAATTTGAGTTAATCCAAACTATGGATGACCACGTTGGGGCCGTAAaccagctcctcttccttgacaaCGGAGAGAAGCTCCTTTCGTCATCTGCCGATCGTACCATTCTCATTAGAGACCGTGTTAGCCGTGAGGTCAATGGCACGCCGATTGTTGCTTACTTGATCACCAGGGTGATCACGATGAAGGCATCCCCAGTGTCCATGACTCTTTCTACAGACACGGATGTCCTTGTCGTATCTACTGCTGATCGATGCATTCAACAATATGACCTCACTACCGGTCGTCAGATCATGTCCTTCCGAGCTATAGATTCAGATGGAAACGATACAGTTGTCATGAACTCTTTGACCGTGACTTCTGATATCTCAAAGCAGAGTTTCTCAAAGCTACTCTTCGGTGTCTCAACCACAGACAAGTCGATACGTGTATACGACTTGGAACGTGGCGTGCTTCTCTCAGCTGAATTTGGGCACACAGAAGGCATGAGCGATGCTTGCCTACTTGCAAATCACTCCAATGACTCCACCCAGTCAGACGACCGGATACTCATCAGCTCCGGTCTTGATGGGCTTGTTATGATCTGGGGAGTATCTGTGCTTCCCCAATCATCATCGGAGCCCTTGCCAGTCCTACATAAAGACGATGATGCTCCTGTGAAGGAATTGACACTTGCTAAACCCCCTCTACGCAAGGTTTTGTCTAAAACTGAGCTTGCCGGGCTCCAACGACAGGAAAACATTGCTGTCACCCCAACTCCTGCTCGCGGCCATTCTCCGACTTTCTTACGGAAACTTTCCAAGTTCTCGCTGTCTCCCGCAAAGCACGGGAATACACCACCGCCCACTACACCCTCGGCGACATCGAATCGTCGCTCCCCCACCTCTAGCGCTTGCCGAGACAAGTCACACCCTACATCTCCCTCTTTGCATACTTCAAAGACTGCAAGCGCAAGGAAGGCTGGCAGTAGTCGAGGCGAATCCCGCCGTTCCTCTCTTGATATTCGTGCTCGAGCCAGACTTTCCGGGAAAAGCGATTTTGGAAGCCTCAACACGTCCACAGAACAAGTGTGTCGTACATTGAAAGCTTacaggaagaagctcaatgGATCAGTGGGAAATATTCATGCCCAGAAGGAGCTCGAGAGAGAGCTGAACCTAACTCTACGGGCTCTAAATCTTCGAAGTAACAGCAGTGAGAGCGCGGAGACTGAGACTGAAAGCAGCGGAaaggagaatgaaaaagCCCTTGCATGA
- the rrg9 gene encoding mitochondrial ribosome assembly protein RRG9 (COG:O;~EggNog:ENOG410PR35;~InterPro:IPR010487): protein MAGVCASSLRLSLPNVLRNALRSEIASDLHQGPASRRILCIAPLSHSRCKTQRRNFSASIKPQLRQSAPYLSAHDSSSAASAPNTAPLENSENKPSASTEANASPEVDGSKTSHVDSITETPTSDRFTDKKPTKSSRSKKRSRLEEPPSNTMAQKKPEKWQIHKQALKEKFKEGWNPPKKLSPDALEGIRHLHAVAPEKFTTPVLAEEFKVSPEAIRRILKSKWRPSETEIEDRRKRWEKRHDRIWGHLSELGLRPSTKRTRDLTDAKQLLYGNNQKKGGKA from the coding sequence ATGGCAGGTGTCTGCGCTTCATCCCTCAGACTCTCCCTCCCAAACGTCTTGCGAAATGCTCTCCGTTCAGAAATCGCCTCGGACCTCCATCAGGGTCCCGCATCTCGGAGAATCCTCTGCATAGCGCCTCTTTCTCATAGCAGATGCAAAACACAACGACGGAACTTCAGCGCCTCTATCAAACCTCAGCTTCGCCAATCCGCGCCATATCTATCAGCACATGActcctcctctgccgccTCAGCTCCTAATACCGCGCCGCTGGAAAATTCAGAAAATAAACCATCTGCCTCGACCGAAGCAAATGCATCGCCAGAAGTGGATGGATCCAAAACCAGCCATGTGGACTCCATAACTGAGACACCTACCTCCGATAGATTCACCGATAAGAAGCCTACCAAATCGTCTCGATCGAAGAAACGTTCACGCCTTGAAGAACCTCCTTCCAATACCATGGCCCAGAAGAAACCGGAGAAATGGCAGATTCATAAACAAGCCCTGAAAGAGAAATTTAAAGAGGGATGGAACCCTCCAAAGAAGCTTTCTCCCGATGCGCTGGAGGGTATTCGGCACCTTCACGCGGTCGCACCGGAAAAGTTTACTACACCGGTTCTTGCAGAAGAATTCAAGGTCTCACCAGAGGCTATTCGGCGGATATTGAAGAGCAAATGGAGGCCTTCTGAGACCGAAATCGAAGACCGGCGGAAGAGATGGGAGAAGCGACATGATCGAATTTGGGGCCATTTATCGGAACTCGGCCTACGACCAAGTACGAAGCGCACCCGAGATCTGACAGACGCAAAGCAACTGCTCTATGGCAATAACCagaagaaagggggaaaggcTTAA
- a CDS encoding uncharacterized protein (COG:S;~EggNog:ENOG410PQ0N;~InterPro:IPR036291,IPR002347;~go_process: GO:0055114 - oxidation-reduction process [Evidence IEA]), producing the protein MMVSITAVRDNNGAIPRLYGSDLVAVFVGGTSGIGESTARAFIRNTTASRAYLIGRDQARASRIIEELRQIKPDSQAEFIKSDVSLLREVDEVCMDIKKKEDRLNLFFLSPGTGSMKGPDGMKARK; encoded by the exons ATGATGGTGTCTATTACAGCAGTACGGGATAATAACGGCGCTATCCCTCGTCTGTATGGGTCCGATCTGGTTGCGGTATTTG TCGGCGGAACAAGCGGGATAGGCGAATCGACAGCACGCGCATTCATCCGCAATACAACCGCCTCCCGTGCCTATTTGATTGGGCGCGACCAGGCAAGAGCAAGCCGGATTATCGAGGAATTGCGGCAAATCAAACCAGACTCGCAGGCTGAGTTTATCAAATCCGATGtgtctcttcttcgggaGGTCGATGAGGTTTGCATGGatatcaagaagaaagaggatcGATTGAATCTGTTCTTTTTGAGCCCGGGGACTGGGTCGATGAAGGGACCAGATGGTATGAAAGCCCGTAAATGA
- a CDS encoding uncharacterized protein (COG:S;~EggNog:ENOG410PXM0;~InterPro:IPR039057,IPR013940;~PFAM:PF08631;~go_process: GO:0051321 - meiotic cell cycle [Evidence IEA];~go_process: GO:0090173 - regulation of synaptonemal complex assembly [Evidence IEA]): MDVILDFAADLTGRLAIDQKKRHLGLDVKSVAQLDQQLNDFTLPIASPSSSTRRQFDQEGTRLWNTCIQLMTVYRDRKEEVALVCKVKAFAYAMLDYAAPYRGRGSNRTLETAFSIASTCIENGCLDLSQRIIEIAAVRLDKLEKYESDIEGSKLQQYTIEYYMLRVYLAWLQGRLDIAEHLFSKIPVSDNGRGQDCVMDICYKIGSCALSHKQYDDSVKWLERALRACELVRHMDQSPVVSIKDKELLILHDSVRAGLRLDTKESNGFLAKAMDALKTHYGGMFPVQVIQLELLGKEELDENVFLQVLRRTIESPELKDSYLTIIMYYIQKLPVTSPEVPIMMLKQLLEQVILLPDNGTSLEKVFITFVHGLMHSKKCANTSLGIFQETIASLRRHYKQPLSEAATEATLILIWKHVNDASSNNDKIVAGKWCLCLLEEPMFRMSSANKAKLFRQFLMCTSHDPNASQAIDIFNRMPEECRSCPSTLYLMYTRSLQSSEPIASNIYLESLLGDAKAIPYLLSCVVEAFKLGKTQQGLEGLEQLLKSAKCPGAEGYHVGKLLQYG; this comes from the exons ATGGACGTCATTTTAG ACTTCGCAGCTGACCTAACCGGTCGACTCGCTATCGATCAAAAGAAGCGACATCTAGGTTTAGACGTCAAATCTGTGGCTCAACTGGATCAGCAACTGAATGATTTCACTTTACCGATAGCGAGTCCTTCGTCCTCGACTAGGCGCCAGTTTGACCAAGAAGGAACAAGGCTATGGAATACTTGCATACAGCTCATGACTGTCTATAGagacagaaaagaagaagttgcCCTTGTGTGCAAAG TGAAGGCATTCGCTTACGCGATGTTGGATTATGCCGCACCATATCGAGGCAGGG GAAGCAACAGGACTTTAGAGACAGCATTTAGCATAGCATCGACATGCATAG AGAATGGTTGTCTCGACCTAAGCCAGAGGATCATTGAAATTGCAGCTGTGCGGTTAGATAAACTTGAGAAGTACGAAAGTGACATTGAGGGCTCAAAGCTTCAACAGTATACCATAGAGTACTACATGCTTCGTGTCTACTTG GCATGGCTGCAGGGGAGACTCGACATAGCAGAGCACTTGTTCTCAAAGATACCCGTATCAGACAATGGCAGGGGTCAAGATTGTGTCATGGACATATGCTATAAGATCGGTAGCTGTGCGCTTTCACACAAGCAGTATGATGACTCTGTGAAGTGGTTAGAAAGGGCTTTGAGAGCATGTGAGCTCGTAAGACATATGGACCAGTCGCCGGTCGTGTCAATAAAGGATAAAGAGCTACTGATACTCCATGATTCTG TTCGTGCCGGTCTTCGTCTTGATACCAAAGAGTCCAATGGCTTTCTTGCTAAAGCCATGGATGCACTAAAAACT CATTACGGTGGGATGTTCCCAGTTCAGGTCATTCAACTCGAGTTACTGGGCAAGGAAGAACTAGATGAAAACGTCTTTTTGCAAG TGCTACGAAGAACCATTGAATCGCCTGAACTCAAAGATTCATACCTCACAAT CATCATGTATTATATACAGAAGCTGCCTGTTACATC CCCAGAGGTCCCCATTATGATGCTCAAGCAATTGCTCGAACAGGTTATTCTTCTCCCAGATAACGGAACTTCACTCGAGAAAGTGTTTATAACATTCGTACATGGATTGATGCACTCGAAGAAATGTGCAAATACTAGCCTCGGAATTTTCCAGGAGACAATTGCCAGCTTAAGGAGGCATTATAAACAGCCGTTGAGTGAAGCGGCAACAGAAGCAACACTCATC CTCATCTGGAAACATGTCAATGATGCGAGCTCGAATAACGACAAAATAGTAGCAGGCAAATGGTGTCTTTGTTTGTTAGAAGAGCCAATGTTTCGGATGTCTTCTGCAAACAAGGCTAAGCTTTTTAG ACAGTTTCTCATGTGTACTTCACATGACCCGAATGCCTCACAAGCgattgatatatttaatcgAATGCCCGAAGAATGCAGATCATGTCCGTCAACCTTGTACCTTATGTATACACGAAGCCTGCAGAGCAGCGAGCCTATCGCAT caaacatATACCTCGAGTCGCTCCTTGGGGACGCAAAAGCCATTCCTTACCTCTTGTCATGTGTAGTAGAAGCCTTCAAGCTTGGGAAGACTCAGCAGGGTCTGGAGGGTCTTGAGCAACTTCTTAAGTCCGCGAAGTGTCCTGGCGCAGAAGGATACCATGTCGGAAAACTGTTACAGTATGGCTAA
- a CDS encoding uncharacterized protein (COG:Q;~EggNog:ENOG410PJ6C;~InterPro:IPR036291,IPR002347;~go_process: GO:0055114 - oxidation-reduction process [Evidence IEA]) — translation MDLSSQKSVRAAASQLLANTSIPTIDILINNAGVMSIPTRTLTEDGLETTFATNRIGHFLFTNLILPKLIKAASTTTTTTTTTTTTKASDSSLAPPTRIINLSSFGHKFSPVRFTDLSLIKLPKELPESERPDLQITEYLTGNSHADEAYYGFFSYGQSKTANILHAISLNQELLAKYNIAAFAVHPGAVDTGIGRYATPSDVEAALQRVKDLGMDPTQKSRELGANTTVLAAVDPRLKVVDVDSGDGQVKGVYLADCKVDDEGFVAFATDRRIAERLWSVSEGLVGERFDF, via the coding sequence ATGGACTTATCCTCCCAGAAATCCGTCCGCGCCGCAGCATCCCAACTCCTGgccaacacctccatcccgACGATCGACATCCTGATCAACAATGCAGGCGTCATGTCCATTCCCACCCGAACCCTCACCGAGGACGGACTCGAGACGACCTTTGCAACGAACCGCATCGGCCACTTCCTCTTTACCAACCTTATCCTACCTAAGCTGATCAAGGCCGCttctaccaccaccaccaccaccaccaccaccaccaccaccaaagcctCCGACTCTAGTCTTGCCCCTCCAACAAGAATCATTAACCTCAGCTCCTTCGGCCACAAATTCTCCCCCGTCCGCTTCACCGACCTCTCCCTCATTAAACTCCCCAAAGAACTACCCGAGTCCGAGCGTCCCGACCTCCAGATAACAGAATACCTCACCGGCAACTCTCACGCAGACGAGGCATACTacggcttcttctcctacgGGCAGTCCAAGACCGCCAATATCCTGCACGCGATATCCCTCAACCAGGAACTACTTGCTAAGTACAACATCGCAGCGTTCGCCGTACACCCCGGCGCCGTCGACACGGGGATTGGTCGATATGCGACACCTAGCGATGTTGAGGCTGCCCTGCAGAGGGTGAAGGATCTGGGGATGGATCCTACGCAGAAGTCAAGGGAGTTGGGGGCTAATACGACGGTTCTGGCGGCGGTGGATCCGCGTTtgaaggtggtggatgtaGATAGTGGGGATGGACAGGTTAAGGGGGTTTATTTGGCTGATTGtaaggttgatgatgagggtttTGTTGCGTTTGCGACTGATAGGCGGATTGCGGAGAGGCTTTGGAGTGTGAGTGAGGGGCTTGTGGGGGAGAGGTTTGATTTTTAG